The Paludisphaera rhizosphaerae genome includes a region encoding these proteins:
- a CDS encoding FHA domain-containing protein, whose translation MATPGGESTMMGQWRVVLRQAEEAARAGKYEEAFALAGRPEVVDHHQAVQFRGRIGLDLIARASRRASCDDVAGAIDDLRLAERIGAPPDSLAAARLSLADQVAAEIRGDLDVGEPVRALERIEALAKDKISGPTLRRYREVAEAWRTATAEARRGEFGEAMENLDRAERLAAGSDAEAAQQAIAAARRELEARQKTTAPMVEALYAALGGGEWPKILAAAEALVTAVPEHPAARQARAKAWQQIAAIGPSSGSQWSRRDKGPSRPVRSSEPADRGEPPPVDLTIGRVFPALGPTARPDPGPARPLANPSASGPQGRFLLWADAVGGYLVCLNDRVVLGRAGADSPADVPLMGDLSREHAVLVRGSESYMIEPRRDTFVNGRRIAEPTVLRNGDVIRLGSTVELEFRQPSPFSATARLMIVSRHRLPIAVDGVLLMADTCIVGRESQAHIPAPALRDSIVLYRQGAAIWCRAKGGFEVDGRPCVARAPLTMTSSVLGEGFSFSLEPLSSNSV comes from the coding sequence ATGGCCACTCCGGGCGGCGAATCAACCATGATGGGGCAATGGCGGGTCGTCCTGCGGCAGGCCGAAGAGGCCGCCCGGGCCGGCAAGTATGAAGAGGCGTTCGCCCTGGCCGGTCGGCCTGAAGTGGTCGACCACCACCAGGCGGTCCAGTTCCGCGGCCGGATCGGCCTGGATCTGATCGCCCGAGCCTCGCGACGAGCCTCGTGCGACGACGTGGCGGGAGCCATCGACGACCTGCGGTTGGCCGAGCGTATCGGCGCGCCGCCCGACTCGTTGGCCGCCGCCCGCCTGAGCCTGGCCGATCAGGTCGCCGCCGAGATCCGCGGCGATCTCGACGTCGGCGAGCCGGTCCGCGCCCTCGAGCGGATCGAGGCGCTGGCCAAGGACAAGATCAGCGGGCCAACCCTGCGACGCTATCGCGAGGTCGCCGAGGCCTGGCGGACGGCGACGGCCGAGGCCCGCCGCGGCGAGTTCGGCGAAGCGATGGAGAACCTCGACCGGGCCGAGCGCCTGGCCGCCGGCTCGGACGCCGAGGCCGCCCAGCAGGCGATCGCCGCCGCCCGCCGCGAACTGGAAGCCCGTCAAAAGACCACAGCGCCCATGGTCGAAGCGCTCTACGCGGCCCTCGGCGGCGGCGAATGGCCCAAGATCCTCGCCGCCGCCGAGGCCCTCGTGACGGCCGTCCCCGAACACCCCGCAGCCCGACAGGCGCGGGCGAAGGCGTGGCAGCAGATCGCCGCCATCGGTCCTTCGAGCGGATCGCAATGGTCGCGTCGCGATAAGGGACCGTCGCGCCCCGTCCGAAGCTCCGAGCCGGCCGACAGGGGCGAGCCGCCCCCAGTCGACCTGACGATCGGCCGCGTCTTTCCGGCGCTTGGACCGACGGCCCGCCCCGATCCGGGACCAGCCCGGCCGCTGGCGAATCCCTCGGCGAGCGGTCCGCAGGGTCGTTTCCTCCTCTGGGCCGACGCCGTGGGCGGCTATCTGGTCTGCCTGAACGACCGAGTCGTTCTGGGCCGCGCCGGAGCCGACAGCCCGGCCGACGTCCCCTTAATGGGCGACCTCTCCCGCGAGCACGCCGTCCTGGTTCGCGGCAGCGAGAGCTACATGATCGAGCCTCGCCGCGACACCTTCGTCAACGGCCGGCGGATCGCCGAGCCGACCGTCCTCCGCAACGGCGACGTGATCCGCCTGGGTTCGACGGTCGAGTTGGAGTTCCGTCAGCCCAGCCCGTTCAGCGCCACGGCCCGGCTGATGATCGTCAGCCGCCATCGGCTGCCGATCGCCGTCGACGGGGTCCTGCTCATGGCCGACACCTGCATCGTCGGCCGGGAGAGCCAGGCTCACATCCCGGCACCGGCCCTGCGGGATTCCATCGTCCTTTATCGCCAGGGCGCCGCCATCTGGTGCCGGGCCAAGGGCGGGTTCGAGGTCGACGGCCGTCCGTGCGTCGCTCGCGCCCCGCTGACCATGACCTCCAGCGTTCTGGGCGAGGGCTTCTCGTTCAGCCTGGAGCCCCTGAGTTCCAACTCGGTCTGA
- a CDS encoding serine/threonine-protein kinase, with product MNAMADARLRPDIDETVPYRGDDASPRGDVLLTGIPSMIETSPPRQAGGRFAFGSGDRPLDGYTIKRAVGRGGFGEVYYATSDSGREVALKLILRNLDVERRGVVQCMNLKHPNLLSIFDLKSNDAGDSFVIMEYVAGPSLAQVLRRHPRGLPMDEVRHWLKGLIEGVAYLHDHGVVHRDLKPANLFMEEGVVKIGDYGLAKLITASHGSEHSESIGTCHYMAPEIGSGKYNRPIDVYAVGVILYEMLAGRVPFDGETVNEILMKHLTARPDLTPLPEAYRGIVGRALAKDPNQRPTKLYDLLLPADAPRDPEIRIIGDKDSHPAAVAEDVLVIKAEEPVFYIGPDTVPPRQQASLQDRLKADWRRMRGGSGSKRPPVRQAGFVRAGVESPAFTPRQAFVEPVEPPLAATGRARVAEATASMLWAAFLVALLILPAAALLHIDPAHEVPRLVFLYGTALLGTWASIIVNKSLEGRDLDAVGRRVAAMAAGAAVGGGAFLLEQGLMLSPTATLAPVYFAAMYTVTAGWNGQAARDRSRRFRVLPLIWTLLLAGVLSPLWQQDPGQGAVIAGIIALVVQLASPWSEPAARYNQYVKAVEKARAKGRVA from the coding sequence ATGAACGCCATGGCCGACGCGCGGCTTCGGCCCGACATCGACGAGACGGTCCCTTATCGCGGCGACGACGCGTCGCCCCGCGGCGACGTCCTGCTGACGGGAATTCCTTCCATGATCGAAACCAGCCCTCCTCGGCAGGCCGGCGGCCGGTTCGCCTTCGGTTCCGGCGACCGTCCCCTCGACGGCTACACCATCAAGCGGGCCGTCGGCCGCGGCGGCTTCGGCGAGGTCTATTACGCGACCTCGGACTCGGGCCGCGAGGTGGCCCTGAAGCTGATCCTCCGCAACCTGGACGTCGAGCGCCGGGGCGTCGTCCAGTGCATGAACCTCAAGCACCCGAACCTGCTGTCGATCTTCGACCTGAAGTCGAACGACGCCGGCGATTCGTTCGTGATCATGGAGTACGTCGCAGGCCCTAGCCTGGCCCAGGTGCTCCGCCGGCACCCTCGCGGCCTGCCGATGGACGAGGTTCGACACTGGCTCAAGGGACTGATCGAGGGCGTGGCCTACCTCCACGACCACGGCGTCGTCCACCGCGACCTCAAGCCGGCCAACCTCTTCATGGAAGAGGGCGTCGTCAAGATCGGCGACTACGGCCTGGCCAAACTCATCACCGCCAGCCACGGCAGCGAGCACTCGGAGAGCATCGGCACCTGTCACTACATGGCTCCGGAGATCGGCTCGGGCAAGTACAACCGGCCGATCGACGTCTACGCCGTGGGCGTCATCCTCTATGAGATGCTCGCCGGGCGTGTGCCGTTCGACGGCGAGACCGTCAACGAAATCCTGATGAAACACCTGACGGCCCGTCCCGACCTGACGCCGCTCCCCGAGGCGTATCGCGGGATCGTCGGCCGGGCGCTCGCCAAGGACCCGAACCAGCGGCCGACGAAGCTCTACGACCTGCTCCTCCCCGCCGACGCCCCTCGCGATCCAGAGATCCGGATCATCGGCGACAAGGACTCACACCCGGCGGCTGTCGCCGAGGACGTCCTGGTCATCAAGGCCGAGGAGCCCGTCTTCTACATCGGCCCGGACACGGTGCCTCCGCGCCAGCAGGCGTCGCTCCAGGATCGCCTCAAGGCGGACTGGCGGCGGATGCGGGGGGGGAGCGGATCGAAACGGCCGCCGGTCCGGCAGGCCGGTTTCGTCCGCGCCGGGGTGGAGTCTCCGGCGTTCACGCCGCGCCAGGCGTTCGTCGAACCCGTCGAACCGCCGCTCGCCGCCACCGGCCGAGCCCGAGTCGCCGAGGCGACTGCGTCGATGCTCTGGGCGGCGTTTCTGGTGGCCCTGCTGATCCTGCCGGCGGCGGCCTTGCTCCACATCGACCCGGCCCATGAGGTTCCCCGGCTCGTCTTCCTTTATGGAACGGCCCTGCTTGGAACGTGGGCCTCGATCATCGTGAACAAGTCCCTGGAGGGACGGGATCTCGACGCCGTGGGCCGTCGCGTCGCGGCGATGGCCGCCGGCGCGGCCGTCGGCGGGGGCGCGTTCCTGCTGGAACAGGGGTTGATGCTCTCGCCGACCGCGACGCTCGCTCCTGTCTACTTCGCCGCCATGTACACCGTCACGGCCGGCTGGAACGGCCAGGCCGCTCGCGACCGCTCGCGGCGATTCCGCGTTCTCCCGCTGATCTGGACGCTCCTGCTGGCCGGCGTGCTGAGCCCGTTGTGGCAGCAAGACCCGGGCCAGGGCGCCGTGATCGCGGGGATCATCGCCCTGGTCGTTCAGCTGGCCAGCCCGTGGAGCGAGCCGGCCGCCCGATACAACCAGTACGTGAAGGCCGTTGAAAAGGCCCGAGCCAAAGGCCGTGTCGCCTGA